The Chitinophagales bacterium region TGGTATTCGCCTGTTATGTCTAAGTAGTGCGTTTGGGTTGCTATGCAGGCTTGCAACATTTTTTCATAGGTGTGAATAAATGGGCCTGCTGCATGAATTACTATTTTACAATTGGCAAGTGCACTTTTAATTGCTTCTACATCATGCAGTTGAAATGCAATGGTTTCTAAAGCGTATGTTTTACCTAACAGTTGCAGGACGTTGATATTTCTTCCTGCCAGCACAGGTTGTATGCCTTGCTTTAGTAATGTTTGGATAATTAAATTTCCGGTATAGCCGGTAGCGCCATAAAGCAAAACTTTCTCTTTCATTTTTTTTGAATGGATTCTAATAGTGGCAACTCTAAATTACGAACAAAACTTTCTTCTAGCGAAATTAGAGTTTCTGTGCGGTTAATGCCTTCTATCTTTTGTATTTTATCGTGCAGCACTGTTCTTAGGTGCTGTGTATCACGGCAATGAATTTTAATAAATAAACTATAGTTTCCCGTGGTGTAGTGGCAACTTACAATTTCAGGAATCTTTTTCAATTCTTTTATTACGCCATCGTACATATCGCTTTTGTTGAGGTACACACCAATAAACGCAGTGATGTCGTATCCCATTTTGGGTAAATCTATTTGCACCTGAGGAGCCCTTGCGATGCCGTATTCCGTAAGTTTTTTCATGCGTACATGCACCGTGCCTGGCGAAACATAAAGTTCTTTAGCTATTTCGGTAAAGGGTGTAAAGGCATCTTTTTGTAAGATATTTAATAGTTGAATATCGGTATTATCAATTTCGTAATCTACATGTCGTTTTTCCATCTTTAATTATTGTTTTTATTTTAAAATGCTATTTATTTTGAATGAAATGTAATAATTTGTTGATTTTGAAACATTTCTTGCAAAGAAACGAATATGATTTTATATTTGCAACACGTTCTTAAAATTGTTGGGTGATGGAATTAGGCAAACATGCCCACCGGTCTCGTGGGTGAGGAAAAAGGTATAAACCCGGCAAGCGTTGAAGTTGCTTCAACGCTTGCTTTGGCTAACCGCCTCTTGCAGGTTCGAGTCCTGCTCCAACAGCAATTTTTTTACTATGGATATGGATAAAGTTTGGTTCTTATTGTTAGCAAACAGTTTTTTAACTGCATGGTGGTTTCGTAAAATAATAATACGCATAGTGCTGTTTCGCGCTGTGTTTCCGCAAAAGGTATAACTCCGGAAAGATTTTCGTTCGTTCTGTCCGTTTTGTTAGGCTGTGAAATTTAAATGTTTCGCAGCCTTTATTATTTTCGGCTGGCTTGAAATAAAAATGGCTAAGAAGAAAAAGTTGCCGCCTTCCGGTGCGCTAAATACTAATGTTTTAAAGATGTTTATGATGGGTGCTGCCAATCCGGCAGGCAGTAATAAAACCTTTTCGCATAGTGCCGATGTTGTAGATTTGCATATTGAACAAAGCGCTGTAAAATATAAAAAGATTGATGCCACAGAGGCATTGATATTGCAATTGGAGCAGGTTGAAAAGAGTATTGATGCCGCTATTGCATCGGGCAAAATGGAAATACGCGTAATACACGGTTTAGGAAAAGGTAAGCTGAAGGAAGAAATTCATAAAATGCTCAGGAAACATCCGCACGTTTGCAGTTTTGAAAATGATTACACACCAAGCTATGGTTGGGGCAGTACGCTCATAAAATTTTACTGATGAATCTGCCGTATAATTACATAGCAATTGAGGGCAGTATTGGAGCAGGGAAAACAACTCTGGCTTCGAAATTAGCACAGGATACAGCTGCCATGCTGCTACTCGAAAAGTTTGAAGACAATCCTTTTCTCCCTAAATTTTATGCCGATCCACAACGTCATGCTTTTTCGGTAGAGCTATATTTTACGGCAGAAAGATACAGGCAGTTGAGTCAGTTTTTAGCCGCAAGTAGCGCATCGCTTTTTAATACACTTACGGTAAGCGATTTTATTTTTCAAAAAAGCTTGGTGTTTGCCGGCACTAATTTAGATAACGATGAATTGAAGTTGTATAGAGTGTTGTTTGATATTATGTTGCCCACATTGCCGCAGCCCGATATTGTTTTTTATTTGTATGCGCCCATA contains the following coding sequences:
- a CDS encoding Lrp/AsnC ligand binding domain-containing protein codes for the protein MEKRHVDYEIDNTDIQLLNILQKDAFTPFTEIAKELYVSPGTVHVRMKKLTEYGIARAPQVQIDLPKMGYDITAFIGVYLNKSDMYDGVIKELKKIPEIVSCHYTTGNYSLFIKIHCRDTQHLRTVLHDKIQKIEGINRTETLISLEESFVRNLELPLLESIQKK
- a CDS encoding deoxynucleoside kinase, whose product is MNLPYNYIAIEGSIGAGKTTLASKLAQDTAAMLLLEKFEDNPFLPKFYADPQRHAFSVELYFTAERYRQLSQFLAASSASLFNTLTVSDFIFQKSLVFAGTNLDNDELKLYRVLFDIMLPTLPQPDIVFYLYAPIDELLKNIKKRGRSYEQHIKGEYLESIQQAYLSYFKQMPDLKVVLINTQRFDFVGRANDYSFFKELINTQFTKGITAIE
- a CDS encoding Smr/MutS family protein: MAKKKKLPPSGALNTNVLKMFMMGAANPAGSNKTFSHSADVVDLHIEQSAVKYKKIDATEALILQLEQVEKSIDAAIASGKMEIRVIHGLGKGKLKEEIHKMLRKHPHVCSFENDYTPSYGWGSTLIKFY